A single genomic interval of Chlamydiales bacterium STE3 harbors:
- a CDS encoding putative oligopeptide transport system permease protein, oppC (Product derived from UniProtKB/Trembl:Q6MF24;Gene name derived from UniProtKB/Trembl:Q6MF24), translating into MRSGKESRAAYWHVLYKQFHKNFLGKLGLYCVLIFCFFGIYAPFFASSKPFVVEFDGKWYFPFFRYLFFPGFYTKKLDIFFNLLMFSLPAFFVTIGLFKRHEKALKVFLTWIIGAQIGLFFYFSFFHVADPASDPQLAKKRHEAVQERMVAKRSDEFHFFPQREDWYFDLRFMNDYAKLNAVMRYVQRKHHHQVIEKYAAKYLSKYGALPTLWQMDEERSISQIVALEKSLEAQEAKALNAFQTLSLYLEACQSLNALQGNRHCYDLSNAPIVERKELIEAQKQVWAFYETKDKLNFYKQRKKWLEDSAKKIGFLWMPIVPFHWEDDAGGDQRLNQVLPWWELTRSNRKELIAALIFGIRISLVVGFLAVALAFAIGVPIGAFAGFYGGTFDIVVSRLLEVWESMPTFFMLLLVIAISQSKSIFIVISVIGLFAWPVFSRYTRSEVFKQRNLAYVEASTALGFSDSFIIFKEILPNAIPPLLTLLPFAIMGAITSEAGLSFLGLGEDGSCSWGILMDEGRKGFPSEAYLLWPPAILLTILLVSIALVGDALRDALDPKLKR; encoded by the coding sequence ATGCGAAGCGGAAAAGAAAGTAGAGCTGCTTACTGGCATGTCCTTTACAAGCAATTTCATAAAAATTTTCTCGGAAAATTAGGGCTATACTGTGTTCTAATTTTTTGTTTTTTTGGAATCTATGCCCCTTTTTTTGCTTCTAGTAAACCATTTGTCGTTGAATTCGATGGAAAATGGTATTTTCCCTTTTTTAGATACTTATTTTTCCCCGGTTTTTACACTAAAAAATTGGATATTTTCTTCAATCTACTTATGTTTTCTCTTCCTGCTTTTTTCGTGACTATAGGGTTGTTTAAAAGGCACGAGAAGGCTCTAAAAGTCTTTTTGACTTGGATAATAGGTGCACAGATCGGCTTGTTTTTTTATTTTTCCTTCTTTCATGTTGCCGATCCTGCGAGTGATCCTCAATTAGCTAAAAAAAGGCATGAAGCTGTTCAGGAAAGAATGGTTGCAAAGAGAAGCGATGAATTTCATTTTTTCCCTCAAAGGGAAGATTGGTATTTCGACTTAAGATTCATGAATGATTATGCCAAGCTTAATGCAGTCATGCGCTACGTGCAGCGCAAGCATCATCATCAGGTGATCGAAAAGTATGCAGCGAAGTATCTCTCCAAATATGGGGCGCTACCGACGCTTTGGCAGATGGATGAGGAACGCTCTATTTCCCAAATCGTTGCTTTAGAAAAAAGCTTAGAGGCGCAAGAAGCAAAGGCTCTAAACGCATTTCAAACGCTTAGCTTGTATTTAGAAGCTTGCCAATCTCTAAATGCGCTTCAGGGAAATAGGCACTGCTACGATCTTTCCAACGCACCTATAGTAGAGCGGAAAGAATTAATTGAAGCGCAAAAACAGGTGTGGGCTTTTTATGAAACAAAAGACAAGCTCAATTTCTACAAGCAAAGAAAGAAATGGCTAGAAGATTCCGCTAAAAAAATTGGCTTTCTTTGGATGCCGATCGTTCCTTTTCATTGGGAAGATGATGCTGGGGGGGATCAGCGGTTAAACCAAGTTCTTCCTTGGTGGGAATTAACGCGGAGTAACCGTAAAGAGCTGATAGCTGCATTGATTTTTGGCATACGCATTTCTTTGGTTGTTGGTTTTTTAGCCGTCGCGCTGGCTTTTGCGATTGGAGTTCCTATTGGAGCCTTTGCTGGATTTTATGGAGGGACTTTTGATATTGTTGTGAGCCGGTTGCTAGAGGTCTGGGAATCGATGCCTACATTTTTTATGCTCCTTCTTGTCATTGCCATATCGCAGAGTAAATCCATTTTTATCGTTATTTCAGTGATCGGTCTCTTCGCTTGGCCTGTTTTTAGCCGCTATACAAGAAGTGAAGTTTTTAAGCAGCGCAATTTAGCTTATGTTGAAGCTTCGACAGCACTTGGTTTTAGCGATTCATTTATCATCTTTAAAGAGATTTTACCTAATGCAATTCCTCCCTTGCTGACCCTATTGCCTTTTGCTATCATGGGCGCAATAACAAGTGAAGCTGGGCTTTCTTTTTTGGGACTAGGCGAGGATGGATCCTGTTCATGGGGAATTTTAATGGATGAAGGACGAAAAGGTTTTCCTTCTGAAGCCTACCTGCTATGGCCACCTGCAATTTTGCTTACAATTTTGCTGGTTTCTATAGCCCTTGTCGGAGATGCCTTGCGCGATGCCCTAGATCCAAAATTGAAAAGATAA
- a CDS encoding Inorganic phosphate transporter 2-1, chloroplastic (Product derived from UniProtKB/Swiss-Prot:Q38954;Gene name derived from UniProtKB/Swiss-Prot:Q38954): protein MTANSFLILIILLSGFYMAWNIGANDVANAMGTSVGSGALGLRQAIFIAAVLEFCGAFFFGSHVSETIQSGIINPDYFVDNPRTLVLGMLASLIGTGLWLQIASYFGWPISATHTIIGALVGFGLLIDGVHAIYWDKVYSIIFSWLLSPFLGGFISFFLFTYLRKKIFYRTHPLEAAKRAIPKITFLVITMLSLVLFFHSFDEASLDDTFVFALLISCAVGFFAFIVATFLVKKQALALQPARSSNFSPELSFQLEKAKKALSYARTLSQGEMTFQINAILDDLKSTSGILVQPEEYERTSEEFTTIEKMFGWLQIISACLMAFSHGANDVANAIGPVSASIAILQTGVTAVHADIPSWVLALGGFGIVFGLATWGWRVIETVGKKITELTPTRGFAAEFGAAFTVLIASRFGLPVSTTHTLIGAVIGVGLARGIGALNLGMMRDIVASWAITVPAGALMSIIVFTLLAPFFG, encoded by the coding sequence ATGACGGCAAACTCTTTTCTCATCCTAATTATTCTTCTTTCTGGCTTCTACATGGCGTGGAACATTGGAGCTAATGACGTCGCCAATGCCATGGGGACATCCGTTGGATCTGGTGCTCTTGGACTAAGACAAGCAATCTTTATCGCTGCCGTGTTAGAATTTTGCGGAGCATTTTTCTTTGGCTCTCATGTCTCGGAAACTATCCAAAGTGGAATTATCAATCCTGATTATTTTGTGGACAATCCCCGAACCCTTGTGCTCGGAATGCTCGCCTCTCTGATCGGAACGGGCCTATGGCTGCAAATCGCTTCCTATTTTGGTTGGCCCATTTCGGCAACACATACCATTATTGGAGCACTGGTAGGTTTTGGCCTACTTATCGATGGGGTTCACGCCATCTATTGGGATAAGGTCTACTCAATTATCTTCAGCTGGCTTCTTTCCCCTTTTCTTGGTGGCTTCATCTCTTTTTTTCTCTTCACCTACTTGAGAAAAAAGATTTTTTATCGGACTCACCCTCTGGAAGCTGCCAAAAGAGCTATTCCTAAAATCACTTTTTTAGTGATAACCATGCTAAGCTTGGTTCTATTTTTTCATAGCTTCGATGAAGCTTCTTTAGATGATACCTTCGTTTTTGCTTTGCTAATCAGCTGCGCTGTGGGATTTTTCGCCTTTATTGTTGCCACTTTCCTTGTAAAAAAACAGGCATTGGCACTTCAACCAGCGCGCTCCTCCAATTTTTCGCCAGAGCTATCTTTTCAATTAGAGAAAGCTAAAAAAGCTCTTTCCTATGCACGGACTTTGTCACAAGGGGAGATGACTTTTCAAATCAATGCTATTTTAGACGATCTTAAAAGCACCTCCGGAATTCTTGTCCAGCCAGAAGAGTACGAAAGAACGAGTGAAGAATTTACAACAATTGAAAAGATGTTTGGCTGGCTGCAAATCATTAGTGCTTGTTTGATGGCTTTTTCCCATGGCGCTAACGATGTAGCCAATGCTATTGGACCAGTTTCTGCCTCCATTGCCATCTTACAAACCGGGGTTACAGCAGTGCACGCCGATATTCCCTCTTGGGTCCTTGCTTTAGGAGGATTTGGCATTGTCTTTGGGCTTGCAACTTGGGGCTGGCGCGTTATTGAGACAGTGGGGAAAAAAATCACTGAACTCACTCCGACTAGAGGATTTGCAGCAGAATTTGGCGCTGCGTTCACCGTACTGATCGCTTCGCGCTTTGGCCTCCCCGTTTCCACCACACACACTCTTATCGGAGCAGTAATTGGCGTCGGCCTAGCCCGCGGGATTGGAGCACTAAACCTCGGCATGATGCGCGATATCGTCGCATCCTGGGCAATCACCGTTCCAGCAGGTGCCTTAATGTCTATCATTGTCTTTACATTACTAGCGCCTTTTTTTGGATAA
- a CDS encoding hypothetical protein (Product derived from UniProtKB/Swiss-Prot:Q9Z7M3;UPF0111 protein CPn_0681/CP_0066/CPj0681/CpB0708) — MLTILKLFGRSPFAPLQSHMEKVSQCVHLLPLLFEALQERNSLKANELAAKIEEFKNQADLTKNDIRNHLPKSFFLALDRPSLLEILAIQNKIAHKSDTLALFATIKPLFLPIECQSSFDDFIKKTIEAFDGAKGIIQELHDLLESSFGGLEAEKVKLMVENVAAKNHEAGKIFRSLLKNVYAHEETFSQGTFILWQRIFESIESLSLLSEKLANRIRMTLELK; from the coding sequence ATGCTGACCATTCTGAAACTTTTTGGCCGTTCCCCTTTTGCTCCACTGCAATCCCACATGGAAAAGGTTTCTCAGTGTGTGCATCTTCTTCCCCTGCTTTTCGAAGCATTACAGGAACGCAACAGCTTAAAGGCCAATGAACTTGCAGCGAAAATTGAAGAATTTAAGAACCAGGCAGATCTGACAAAAAATGACATTCGCAACCACCTTCCCAAAAGTTTTTTTCTCGCTCTTGATCGTCCTAGTTTGCTTGAAATCCTAGCGATACAAAATAAAATCGCTCACAAAAGTGACACACTTGCTCTATTTGCTACGATTAAACCCCTATTTCTCCCTATTGAATGCCAATCCTCTTTTGATGATTTTATAAAAAAAACGATCGAAGCATTTGATGGAGCAAAAGGGATCATTCAAGAACTGCATGATCTTCTTGAATCTTCGTTCGGCGGGTTAGAAGCAGAAAAAGTGAAGCTAATGGTTGAAAATGTTGCAGCTAAAAATCACGAAGCAGGTAAGATCTTTCGCAGCTTATTAAAAAATGTCTATGCACATGAAGAAACTTTTAGCCAAGGCACATTTATTTTATGGCAACGCATTTTCGAATCGATTGAGTCTCTTTCCCTTTTGTCGGAAAAATTGGCCAATCGTATTCGTATGACCCTAGAATTAAAGTAA
- a CDS encoding 2,3-bisphosphoglycerate-dependent phosphoglycerate mutase (Product derived from UniProtKB/Swiss-Prot:Q6MEW4;Gene name derived from UniProtKB/Swiss-Prot:Q6MEW4;EC number derived from UniProtKB/Swiss-Prot:Q6MEW4) translates to MMKDQSSKERKTGMTKLILMRHGESMWNKLNYFTGWVDVPLSSQGVEEALAGGKKIREIPIDVIFTSTLIRAQETAVLAMTYHQSGKVPVIIHQDEGKLAQWSMIHGAEAQAMMIPVYRSWHLNERMYGELQGLNKRETAERFGQEQVHIWRRSYDVSPPEGESLEKTAERTIPYFKETILPFIQQGKNVFIAAHGNSLRSIVMELEGLTKEEIVRLELTLGEPILYDYVEGKFIKTLL, encoded by the coding sequence ATGATGAAAGATCAGAGCAGCAAAGAGAGGAAAACGGGTATGACAAAACTAATTTTGATGCGACATGGCGAATCAATGTGGAATAAGCTCAACTATTTCACTGGCTGGGTCGATGTCCCTCTTTCCAGTCAAGGGGTGGAAGAGGCTTTAGCAGGGGGGAAAAAAATCCGCGAAATTCCTATCGATGTGATTTTTACTTCAACATTAATTCGGGCTCAAGAGACAGCAGTACTGGCGATGACGTATCATCAATCTGGTAAAGTTCCAGTAATTATTCATCAAGATGAAGGAAAATTGGCACAATGGTCTATGATTCATGGTGCAGAAGCCCAGGCCATGATGATTCCTGTTTACCGTTCTTGGCATTTGAATGAGAGAATGTATGGTGAACTGCAAGGATTGAATAAAAGAGAAACTGCAGAACGTTTTGGACAGGAACAAGTGCACATATGGCGAAGAAGCTATGATGTTTCTCCTCCAGAAGGAGAAAGCTTAGAGAAAACAGCAGAGCGCACAATTCCCTACTTTAAGGAAACGATCCTTCCTTTTATTCAGCAAGGCAAAAATGTTTTCATTGCCGCTCATGGAAATTCTTTGCGATCCATTGTCATGGAGCTCGAGGGGTTAACAAAAGAAGAAATTGTCCGGTTAGAGTTGACGTTAGGTGAACCCATCCTCTATGATTATGTGGAAGGTAAATTTATAAAGACTCTACTGTGA
- a CDS encoding Cysteine desulfurase IscS (Product derived from UniProtKB/Swiss-Prot:B2US50;Gene name derived from UniProtKB/Swiss-Prot:B2US50;EC number derived from UniProtKB/Swiss-Prot:B2US50), which produces MNHPIYLDNSTTTRPSGEAVSKMLTYYSDKWGAPSSPHKMGQELFPAIEESLRSLYKLLGAEDKNYIVITSSGAEAVNHAILSTYQDVTLATGKNHFVTSNIDEAPALLSLNRLDQFGCSTSVVKANFQGMVTAQAISEAISPRTALVALSYANGLTGVINPLIEIAALCKLRGIRLLIDMTHVLGKLVVDLKEIDPDFIAFNGDHLHAPKGTGGLYMREDVKCSSFILGGIEQAGLRAGTLNVPAFIGLGEAAKEAFSARDYICTEIARLKFYFESEVLRRIPEAIIFFENEERLPHITAIAFPGVSSEAFLFLLNRKGLYASMGGGSQQQIGYLLNACGIEHSLANCGLSFSFSRETTEEEVERALIILEQSYAKLRKLSEKIVPKRS; this is translated from the coding sequence GTGAATCATCCTATTTATTTAGACAATAGCACGACGACCCGCCCTTCAGGGGAAGCCGTTAGCAAAATGCTCACCTACTATTCCGATAAATGGGGAGCTCCTTCATCTCCTCATAAAATGGGTCAAGAGCTTTTTCCGGCCATTGAAGAGAGCCTGAGAAGCCTCTATAAACTTTTAGGGGCAGAGGATAAGAATTACATCGTCATCACCTCGTCAGGTGCTGAAGCTGTTAATCATGCAATTTTATCGACCTATCAGGATGTGACACTGGCCACAGGAAAAAATCATTTTGTGACTTCCAATATCGATGAAGCTCCGGCACTTTTGTCGCTGAATAGGCTAGATCAATTTGGTTGTTCCACTTCAGTTGTGAAGGCAAACTTTCAAGGAATGGTCACAGCACAGGCCATTTCAGAGGCCATTTCTCCAAGAACCGCACTGGTCGCTCTTTCTTATGCAAATGGATTGACAGGTGTGATTAACCCGCTCATTGAAATCGCTGCTTTATGTAAATTAAGAGGCATTCGCCTTCTCATTGATATGACTCACGTGTTAGGTAAACTTGTCGTCGATTTAAAAGAGATCGACCCTGATTTTATTGCTTTTAACGGAGATCATTTACATGCCCCTAAAGGCACCGGAGGCCTTTACATGCGTGAGGATGTAAAATGCAGCTCCTTCATTTTAGGCGGAATCGAGCAGGCTGGGTTAAGGGCTGGAACGCTCAATGTCCCGGCTTTTATCGGATTGGGAGAGGCAGCCAAAGAAGCCTTTTCTGCTAGAGACTACATCTGTACTGAGATTGCTAGGTTGAAATTTTATTTTGAAAGCGAAGTGCTCAGGCGTATCCCTGAAGCCATCATATTTTTTGAAAATGAAGAGCGCTTACCCCACATCACTGCTATCGCTTTTCCAGGGGTTTCAAGTGAAGCTTTTCTTTTTCTCCTGAATAGGAAAGGTTTGTATGCTAGTATGGGTGGTGGTAGCCAACAACAAATTGGCTATTTGCTCAATGCTTGTGGGATTGAACACTCTTTGGCTAATTGCGGTTTAAGCTTTAGCTTTTCTCGAGAAACGACAGAGGAAGAAGTGGAGCGTGCCTTGATCATTTTAGAACAAAGCTATGCTAAGTTACGCAAACTTTCTGAAAAAATTGTACCAAAAAGAAGTTAA
- a CDS encoding Uncharacterized protein (Product derived from UniProtKB/Trembl:F8KXR7) produces MGFSNLSHPFPWSLYSKKLTAKIENPRAVGLFKKEDAEERGMRLAEGIEGSFENGNVVHFYWLVDKEDGIIVDAKFQVFGQSALIGAAEAAVGLLVGKNYDQALRITADLIDKEVRDKESEAAFPKETYLHLNLVLGAIENASEKCTDLPLADTYVVSPVPRDIGEIVEGGYPGWLELPLKKKLAVIEEVLDRDIRPYIALDAGGVEILNLLNDREVIITYQGSCTSCYSSIGTTLSYIQQVLKAKVFPEIIVIPDVDPSTFHTH; encoded by the coding sequence ATGGGTTTTTCCAATCTTTCGCATCCTTTCCCTTGGAGCCTTTACAGCAAAAAGCTCACCGCAAAAATTGAGAATCCCCGTGCCGTTGGCCTTTTTAAAAAGGAAGATGCGGAAGAACGTGGAATGCGCCTTGCTGAAGGGATTGAAGGTTCTTTTGAAAATGGCAATGTAGTCCATTTTTATTGGCTTGTAGACAAAGAAGATGGCATCATTGTCGATGCAAAATTTCAAGTTTTTGGCCAGTCTGCATTGATTGGGGCTGCAGAAGCTGCTGTAGGCCTCCTTGTGGGGAAAAACTATGACCAAGCTTTACGCATTACAGCAGACCTTATTGATAAAGAGGTGCGAGATAAAGAGAGTGAAGCGGCTTTTCCTAAAGAGACCTACCTTCATTTGAATCTTGTGCTAGGCGCTATCGAAAACGCCAGTGAAAAATGCACCGATTTACCTCTTGCCGACACCTATGTCGTTTCTCCTGTTCCAAGGGATATTGGTGAAATAGTCGAAGGGGGTTATCCTGGGTGGTTAGAGCTTCCTCTAAAGAAAAAGCTTGCTGTTATCGAGGAAGTTTTGGATCGCGACATAAGACCCTACATCGCTTTAGATGCTGGTGGCGTCGAAATCCTTAATTTGCTCAACGATCGTGAAGTGATTATTACTTACCAGGGGTCTTGCACTTCTTGCTATTCTTCAATTGGGACAACTCTTTCTTACATTCAGCAAGTTCTGAAAGCGAAAGTTTTTCCTGAAATTATCGTCATCCCGGATGTTGATCCTTCAACATTTCACACACATTAA
- a CDS encoding Cyclopropane-fatty-acyl-phospholipid synthase (Product derived from UniProtKB/Swiss-Prot:P0A9H7;Gene name derived from UniProtKB/Swiss-Prot:P0A9H7;EC number derived from UniProtKB/Swiss-Prot:P0A9H7): protein MFCYNKGLIFYCFFREKVSFIISMEKQSFKQLVADFFYRAGIAIDGPAPWDIRVHDERFYTKLIAEQSLGLGEAYVDGWIDCEAIDVMIFKILRSHSLEKERLTFKSFFQLIKARIMNPQTYLRSFEVGKKHYDLDNDLFAAMLDQRMIYSCAYWKEAKNLDEAQEAKLDLVCKKLLLKPGMTVLDIGCGWGGFAEFAAKKYGVSVLGITVSNRQCEFARERTQGLPVEIRYEDYRKTRGSFDRIVSIGQFEHVGYKNYAKYMTHVRSLLKDDGLFLLHTIGNNLSRSYGEPWMVKYIFPNSMTPSIVQICQSFEGKWVMEDWHNFGPDYDKTLMAWHRNFAEKWPVLASQYSAKFYRMWRYYLLSCAGAFRARSIQLWQIVLSKNGLVEGYPSLR from the coding sequence TTGTTTTGCTATAATAAAGGTTTGATTTTCTATTGCTTTTTTCGAGAAAAAGTTTCATTTATTATTAGTATGGAAAAGCAATCTTTCAAACAACTTGTTGCCGATTTTTTTTATCGAGCTGGCATAGCGATTGATGGACCCGCTCCTTGGGATATTCGCGTACATGATGAGCGTTTCTATACGAAGCTGATTGCAGAACAGTCTTTGGGTCTTGGGGAAGCTTATGTAGATGGCTGGATTGATTGTGAGGCTATCGACGTTATGATCTTTAAAATTTTGCGTTCGCATAGTTTAGAGAAAGAAAGGTTAACTTTTAAATCATTTTTTCAGCTTATTAAAGCGCGGATCATGAACCCTCAAACGTATTTGCGCAGTTTCGAGGTAGGAAAAAAACATTACGACTTAGATAACGATCTCTTTGCAGCCATGTTGGATCAAAGAATGATTTATTCTTGCGCTTATTGGAAAGAAGCAAAAAATCTCGATGAAGCGCAAGAGGCAAAATTGGATTTAGTTTGTAAAAAGCTCCTTCTGAAACCTGGGATGACCGTTTTGGATATCGGTTGTGGATGGGGCGGTTTTGCCGAGTTTGCCGCTAAAAAATATGGCGTTTCTGTTCTTGGCATTACGGTTTCGAATAGACAGTGTGAATTTGCTAGGGAGCGAACACAAGGGTTGCCGGTTGAAATTAGGTATGAGGATTACCGTAAAACTCGGGGTTCTTTTGACCGCATCGTTTCTATTGGTCAGTTTGAGCATGTAGGTTATAAAAATTACGCAAAGTACATGACACATGTGAGATCATTGCTAAAAGACGATGGTCTTTTCTTGTTACATACAATTGGCAACAATCTTTCTAGATCTTATGGTGAGCCATGGATGGTAAAATATATTTTTCCTAATAGCATGACTCCATCGATAGTACAAATTTGTCAAAGTTTTGAAGGCAAGTGGGTCATGGAAGATTGGCATAATTTTGGTCCTGACTATGACAAAACTCTAATGGCTTGGCACAGGAATTTTGCAGAAAAATGGCCTGTATTAGCTTCTCAATACTCAGCAAAATTTTATAGGATGTGGCGCTATTATCTTTTAAGTTGTGCGGGAGCTTTTAGAGCGCGTTCTATTCAGCTATGGCAAATTGTGCTTTCAAAAAATGGCTTAGTTGAGGGTTATCCTTCTCTTCGCTAA